The Pseudomonas alkylphenolica genomic sequence TGATGAATCCGATGTTTACCCAGGTGGGTGCGGCCTATGCCGCGAACTCGCGCAGCGATGAGGGCGTGTATTGGACGATGCTGTTCGGCGCGCCTTGAGAGGGCGCGAGCCCGTACGTCAACGCAAGTTCCATGGCCGGTTACAAGGGGTGTTACAAGGGGTATAACTACCAGAACAAAAGGCGGGTCACCCACAATAGGATAGGCCCTCCAAAGGCAGCGCCCGGGCCAGGCGCTCCAGGCCTGACCGGCGCCTGCGGCGTGGAGCGATGTGATGAGTTTCAGAGCATGGCGATGGGCTCGCAAGAGCCTGCTTGGCTGCATCCAGCTGGCCTTGCTGGTCACGCCACTGTGCGCCAGCGCCATGTTCACGTGCCAAGCCAGCGCCGGCACCAAGGCAATGGCCCAGCCACGGGTTGTGCGGGGCGACGACCCAGGCGCGGTGCGGGTTCGGGTGTTCACCTTCGTCCACCGGGGTGTTCGTCAGTATGTGAGCCGGCGCCCCGTCGGGATCTCCGCGCGGGTCGATGTTCTTGAACTCTATTACATCAAGGGCTGCTATCTGTGCATGGCGCCGAAGGATTTCAAGGTCGCCTCACTGCGCCTGGACACCCAATCCTATCGGCGCGAGATCGAAGCCGCTGCGGGTCAATATGGCGTCGACAGGGCGCTGGTCCGCGCCGTGATACATGCCGAATCGGCGTTTCGCCCCAACGTCATTTCCGTAGCCGGCGCCCAGGGGCTGATGCAGTTGATGCCCGCCACCGCCGCGCGCTTCGCCGTGAACGATCCGTTCGACGCACGACA encodes the following:
- a CDS encoding lytic transglycosylase domain-containing protein, with protein sequence MSFRAWRWARKSLLGCIQLALLVTPLCASAMFTCQASAGTKAMAQPRVVRGDDPGAVRVRVFTFVHRGVRQYVSRRPVGISARVDVLELYYIKGCYLCMAPKDFKVASLRLDTQSYRREIEAAAGQYGVDRALVRAVIHAESAFRPNVISVAGAQGLMQLMPATAARFAVNDPFDARQNIRGGVRYLAWLLKRFNGNQMLALAGYNAGEASVVEYNGVPPYAETQTYVTRVQSLTERYRNHR